In Pollutimonas sp. M17, a single genomic region encodes these proteins:
- the nuoN gene encoding NADH-quinone oxidoreductase subunit NuoN — translation MMQNPFDFALATPEILLLILAAVVLLIDAFNKTESRHVTFTLSIGALLVLTAVSLWQWNDGVQGNSFGGLYVVDSLSHFLKVLSYVAVIATLIYGRGYAEQRDMLKHGGEFYSLTLFALLGQMVMISAGSMLTVYLGVELMSFALYALVALRRDDVNSTEAAMKYFVLGALASGVLLYGMSMIYGATGQLDLRLIAQVIGSGNAERLPLVFGVVFIVAGLAFKLAAAPFHMWTPDVYQGSPTSVTLILGAAPKLAAFAITLRLLVEGLHGIAIDWQPMLLILAVLSLAIGNIAAIAQTNFKRMLAYSTISHMGFVFLGLLSGVVQDQVLAGQAYGSALFYVIIYVLTTLITFGLILLLSRKGFECEEIADLKGLNRRNPILAAMLLLSMFSLTGIPPMAGFYAKLAVLQALIGAGHVAIAVVAVILSLIGAFYYLRVVKMAYFDEPEGEPASIDNGVITNGLMSVNGLLIIVLGVLPGGLMALCVRVIEGSLKF, via the coding sequence ATTATGCAAAATCCATTTGACTTCGCCTTGGCTACGCCCGAGATACTGCTGCTGATTCTGGCCGCGGTGGTCCTGCTCATCGACGCCTTCAACAAGACCGAGTCCCGCCATGTCACGTTCACGCTCAGCATAGGCGCCTTGCTGGTGCTGACCGCCGTGTCGCTGTGGCAGTGGAACGACGGGGTCCAGGGCAATTCATTCGGCGGCCTGTATGTGGTCGATTCCCTGTCGCATTTCCTGAAAGTGCTGTCCTACGTGGCGGTGATCGCCACACTGATCTACGGCCGGGGGTACGCCGAGCAGCGCGACATGCTCAAGCACGGGGGCGAGTTCTATTCCCTGACGCTGTTCGCCTTGCTGGGCCAGATGGTCATGATTTCCGCCGGCAGCATGCTGACGGTGTATCTGGGCGTCGAACTGATGTCCTTTGCCTTGTATGCGCTGGTGGCCCTGCGCCGCGACGACGTCAACTCGACCGAAGCCGCCATGAAGTATTTCGTGCTGGGCGCCCTGGCCTCGGGCGTGCTGCTGTACGGCATGTCCATGATCTACGGCGCCACCGGCCAGCTCGATCTGCGCCTGATCGCCCAGGTCATAGGCAGCGGCAATGCCGAACGCCTGCCGCTGGTGTTCGGCGTGGTGTTCATCGTGGCCGGCCTGGCCTTCAAGCTGGCCGCCGCGCCATTCCACATGTGGACCCCGGACGTCTATCAGGGCTCGCCCACGTCGGTCACCCTGATCCTGGGCGCGGCGCCCAAGCTGGCCGCCTTCGCCATCACGCTGCGGCTGCTGGTGGAAGGCTTGCACGGCATTGCCATCGACTGGCAGCCCATGCTGCTGATCCTGGCCGTGCTGTCGCTGGCCATCGGCAACATCGCCGCCATTGCGCAGACCAATTTCAAGCGCATGCTGGCCTATTCGACGATTTCCCACATGGGCTTCGTGTTCCTGGGGCTGCTCTCGGGCGTCGTCCAGGACCAAGTCCTGGCCGGGCAGGCTTATGGCTCGGCGCTGTTCTACGTCATCATCTACGTGTTGACCACGCTGATCACCTTCGGGCTGATCCTTCTGCTTAGCCGCAAGGGCTTCGAGTGCGAGGAGATCGCCGACCTGAAGGGCCTGAACCGCCGCAATCCCATCCTGGCCGCCATGCTGCTGCTGTCCATGTTCTCGCTGACCGGCATTCCGCCGATGGCGGGCTTCTATGCCAAGCTGGCGGTGCTGCAGGCATTGATCGGAGCAGGCCATGTCGCGATCGCCGTGGTCGCCGTCATCCTGTCGCTGATCGGCGCCTTCTACTATCTGCGCGTCGTCAAGATGGCCTATTTCGACGAGCCCGAGGGCGAGCCGGCCAGCATCGACAATGGCGTCATCACCAACGGCCTGATGTCCG
- a CDS encoding NADH-quinone oxidoreductase subunit M produces MASSTLPWLTLSIFVPIVAGLIVLLVGRDDRPGLTRVLALIGSVAGFLVTLPLYTGFNPDTADMQFVEKASWIETFAVNYHLGIDGISIWFVLLTAFITVIVVLAGWEVITSRVSQYMAAFLILSGLMVGVFASLDGMLFYVFFEATLIPMYLIIGVWGGPNRVYAAFKFFLYTLMGSLLTLVAFIYLWHAADGSFDILTWHQLKLDYTPQILIFVALLAAFAVKVPMWPVHTWLPDAHVEAPTGGSVVLAAIMLKLGAYGFLRFSLPIVPDASHSLAGMMIALSLIAVIYIGLVAIVQDDMKKLVAYSSVAHMGFVTLGFFLFNTAGLEGAIVQMISHGFVSGAMFLCIGVLYDRLHTRRIADYGGVVNVMPRFVTLFLLFSMANSGLPATSGFVGEFTVIMGAVEYNFWVGLLTASALIWGAAYSLWMFKRVALGDVANEQVRGMVDLSPREFFILGIMAIAVLYMGIYPKPFTDVMHVSVEALLQHVSISKL; encoded by the coding sequence ATGGCGTCTTCTACTCTTCCCTGGTTAACGCTTTCGATCTTCGTCCCCATCGTGGCGGGGCTGATCGTGCTGCTGGTGGGCCGCGACGACAGGCCGGGCCTGACCCGCGTGCTCGCGCTGATCGGCTCGGTGGCCGGCTTCCTGGTGACCCTGCCCCTGTACACGGGCTTCAATCCCGATACCGCCGACATGCAGTTCGTCGAAAAGGCCAGCTGGATCGAAACCTTTGCCGTCAACTACCACCTGGGCATCGACGGCATCTCGATCTGGTTCGTGCTGCTGACCGCCTTCATCACCGTCATCGTGGTGCTGGCCGGCTGGGAAGTGATCACCAGCCGCGTGTCCCAGTACATGGCCGCCTTCCTCATCCTGTCGGGACTGATGGTGGGTGTGTTCGCCTCGCTGGACGGCATGCTGTTCTATGTCTTCTTCGAAGCCACGCTCATCCCCATGTACCTGATCATCGGGGTATGGGGCGGGCCGAACCGCGTCTATGCTGCGTTCAAGTTCTTCCTGTACACGCTGATGGGTTCGCTGCTGACCCTGGTCGCCTTCATCTACCTGTGGCATGCCGCCGACGGTTCCTTCGACATCCTGACCTGGCATCAGCTGAAGCTGGACTACACGCCGCAGATCCTCATCTTCGTGGCCCTGCTGGCGGCGTTCGCCGTCAAGGTGCCGATGTGGCCGGTGCATACATGGTTGCCCGACGCCCACGTCGAAGCGCCCACGGGCGGCTCGGTCGTGCTGGCCGCCATCATGCTGAAGCTGGGCGCCTACGGCTTCCTGCGCTTCTCGCTGCCCATCGTGCCGGACGCCTCGCACAGCCTGGCCGGCATGATGATCGCGCTGTCGCTGATCGCCGTGATCTATATCGGCCTGGTCGCCATCGTCCAGGACGACATGAAGAAGCTGGTGGCCTATTCCTCGGTCGCCCACATGGGTTTCGTCACGCTGGGCTTCTTTCTGTTCAACACGGCGGGCCTGGAAGGGGCCATCGTGCAGATGATCTCGCACGGCTTCGTCTCCGGCGCGATGTTCCTGTGCATCGGCGTCCTGTATGACCGCCTGCATACGCGCCGTATCGCCGACTACGGCGGCGTGGTCAACGTCATGCCGCGTTTCGTCACCCTGTTCCTGCTGTTCTCCATGGCCAACTCGGGCCTGCCGGCGACCAGCGGCTTCGTGGGCGAGTTCACCGTCATCATGGGCGCCGTCGAATACAACTTCTGGGTCGGCCTGCTGACGGCATCGGCGCTGATCTGGGGCGCGGCGTATTCGCTGTGGATGTTCAAGCGCGTGGCCCTTGGCGATGTCGCCAACGAGCAGGTCCGGGGCATGGTCGACCTGAGCCCGCGCGAATTCTTCATTCTGGGAATCATGGCGATTGCCGTGCTGTACATGGGCATTTATCCGAAACCGTTTACAGATGTCATGCATGTGTCGGTGGAAGCCTTGCTGCAGCACGTCTCTATCTCGAAACTGTAG
- the nuoL gene encoding NADH-quinone oxidoreductase subunit L yields the protein MNSPSLYLLIALAPLAGAILAGLFGTGFLGRFVGRRGSHLITIACVLVSFIGSVMVLFQVLDGHTYDGTLYTWSVIGTTPLELGFLIDPLSALMMVVVTSVSLMVHIYTIGYMADDPGYQRFFAYISLFTFSMLMLVMSNNMVQLFFGWEAVGLVSYLLIGFWYTRPTAIFANMKAFLVNRVGDFGFILGIGLLFAYAGSMHYGDIFAQSDKLATEAFPGTDWQLLTVACISLFVGAMGKSAQVPLHAWLPDSMEGPTPISALIHAATMVTAGIFMVARFSPVFEHSDTALSFMIVIGAIGALFLGILGIVQNDIKRVIAYSTLSQLGYMTVALGASAYSAAIFHLMTHAFFKALLFLGAGSVIIGMHHDQDIRNMGGLRKYMPITWITFLLGTLALVGTPFFAGFYSKEHIIEAAGAADVWGASFGYYATLIGVFVTSLYSFRVYFLVFHGKERFNTDAHASHGHGHDAHDDHGHHGGTPHESPWVVTLPLVLLAIPSVIAGAWFIDPLLFDGFFDGVIAVLPQHPAMAELAEHWHGWVAYALHGFVTVPFWLMIAGFVVAWYCYMVNPRLPAAIHGRLSFVNRVLDNKYYADWFNEQVIARGARCLGHGFWKGGDRGLIDGVLVNGSARLVGWVAAVSRHLQSGYIYHYAFAMIIGIMALLSFFVLTVN from the coding sequence ATGAATTCACCCAGTCTTTACCTATTGATTGCATTGGCGCCGCTGGCCGGGGCCATACTGGCCGGCCTGTTCGGCACCGGCTTCCTGGGCCGCTTCGTCGGCCGCCGCGGCTCCCACCTGATCACCATCGCCTGCGTGCTGGTTTCCTTCATCGGCTCGGTCATGGTGCTGTTCCAGGTGCTGGACGGCCACACCTACGACGGCACTCTGTACACCTGGAGCGTCATCGGCACGACCCCGCTGGAACTCGGCTTCCTGATCGATCCGCTGTCGGCGCTGATGATGGTGGTGGTGACCTCGGTGTCGCTGATGGTGCACATCTACACCATAGGCTACATGGCCGACGATCCCGGCTACCAGCGTTTCTTCGCCTATATTTCGCTGTTCACCTTCTCCATGCTGATGCTGGTCATGTCCAACAACATGGTGCAGCTGTTCTTCGGCTGGGAAGCGGTGGGCCTGGTGTCCTACCTGCTGATCGGCTTCTGGTATACGCGTCCGACCGCCATCTTCGCCAACATGAAGGCCTTCCTGGTCAACCGCGTGGGCGACTTCGGCTTCATCCTGGGCATAGGCCTGCTGTTTGCCTATGCCGGCAGCATGCACTACGGCGACATCTTCGCGCAAAGCGACAAGCTGGCCACCGAGGCCTTCCCGGGCACCGACTGGCAGTTGCTGACGGTGGCGTGTATTTCGCTGTTCGTGGGCGCCATGGGCAAGTCGGCGCAGGTTCCTCTGCATGCCTGGCTGCCCGATTCCATGGAAGGCCCCACGCCCATTTCCGCCCTGATCCACGCGGCAACCATGGTGACCGCGGGCATCTTCATGGTGGCGCGATTCTCGCCGGTGTTCGAGCATTCCGACACGGCGCTGTCGTTCATGATCGTGATCGGCGCCATCGGCGCGCTGTTCCTGGGCATACTGGGCATCGTCCAGAACGACATCAAGCGCGTGATCGCTTATTCCACCTTGTCGCAACTGGGCTACATGACGGTCGCGCTGGGCGCCTCCGCCTATTCGGCGGCCATCTTCCACCTGATGACGCACGCTTTCTTCAAGGCCCTGCTGTTCCTGGGCGCGGGCTCGGTCATCATCGGCATGCATCATGACCAGGACATCCGCAACATGGGCGGCCTGCGCAAGTACATGCCCATCACCTGGATCACCTTCCTGCTGGGCACGCTGGCCCTGGTCGGCACGCCGTTCTTCGCGGGCTTCTATTCCAAGGAACACATCATCGAGGCCGCCGGCGCGGCCGATGTCTGGGGCGCGAGCTTCGGCTACTACGCCACCCTGATCGGCGTATTCGTGACCTCGCTGTATTCCTTCCGGGTATATTTCCTGGTGTTCCACGGCAAAGAGCGTTTCAACACCGACGCGCACGCCAGCCATGGACACGGGCACGACGCGCATGACGATCATGGCCATCACGGCGGCACGCCGCACGAGTCGCCCTGGGTCGTTACCCTGCCGCTGGTCCTGCTGGCCATCCCATCCGTCATCGCCGGCGCCTGGTTCATCGATCCCTTGCTGTTCGACGGCTTCTTCGATGGCGTCATCGCGGTATTGCCGCAGCATCCGGCCATGGCCGAGCTGGCGGAGCACTGGCACGGCTGGGTGGCCTACGCGCTGCACGGCTTCGTCACCGTGCCTTTCTGGCTGATGATCGCCGGCTTCGTGGTCGCCTGGTACTGCTACATGGTCAATCCCAGGCTGCCCGCCGCCATCCATGGCCGGCTGTCGTTCGTCAATCGCGTGCTCGACAACAAGTACTACGCCGACTGGTTCAACGAGCAGGTCATCGCGCGCGGCGCCCGCTGCCTGGGCCACGGTTTCTGGAAGGGCGGCGACCGCGGCCTGATCGACGGCGTGCTGGTCAACGGCAGCGCCCGCCTGGTGGGCTGGGTGGCTGCGGTCAGCCGGCACTTGCAGTCGGGCTACATCTACCACTACGCCTTTGCGATGATCATCGGGATCATGGCTCTACTCTCCTTTTTTGTGCTCACGGTTAACTGA
- the nuoK gene encoding NADH-quinone oxidoreductase subunit NuoK, with translation MTLTLAHYLILGAILFAIGIFGFFLNRRNLIILLMSIELMLLAANMNFVAFSTWFGDTAGQVFVFFILTVAAAEAAIGLAILVLLFRNLNTINVEELDQLKG, from the coding sequence ATGACATTGACTCTGGCTCATTACCTGATACTGGGCGCCATCCTGTTCGCCATCGGTATCTTCGGCTTCTTCCTGAACCGCCGCAACCTGATCATTCTGCTGATGTCCATCGAGCTCATGCTGCTGGCCGCCAACATGAATTTCGTGGCGTTTTCAACATGGTTCGGCGATACGGCCGGGCAAGTCTTCGTCTTTTTTATCTTGACGGTGGCCGCGGCTGAAGCCGCTATCGGCCTGGCGATTCTGGTTTTGCTGTTCCGCAACCTGAATACGATCAACGTTGAAGAACTTGACCAGCTCAAGGGTTGA
- a CDS encoding NADH-quinone oxidoreductase subunit J encodes MIFSTVLFYLLSLVLIVAAFRVITANSPVTGVLHLILAFFTASMIWMLLGAEFLSLLLVLVYVGAVMVLFLFVVMMLDVRMETLRSGLKTYLPLGLVIGLVMVLEMAFVLARTWMGAGPAAPVADDYDNTHALGVAMYTDYVFAVQVGGVILLVGMIAAIALTLRKRSDVKRNRPSDQVKAQAKDRLRLVSIPSQTEAPSAATGAEPAQGDSK; translated from the coding sequence ATGATTTTTTCTACCGTCCTGTTTTATCTGCTGTCGCTGGTGCTGATCGTCGCCGCGTTCCGCGTCATCACCGCCAACAGTCCCGTCACCGGCGTGCTGCATCTCATCCTGGCCTTCTTCACCGCATCCATGATCTGGATGCTGCTGGGCGCCGAATTCCTTTCCCTGCTGCTCGTCCTGGTGTATGTGGGCGCGGTCATGGTGCTGTTCCTGTTCGTGGTCATGATGCTGGACGTGCGCATGGAAACCCTGCGCTCGGGGCTCAAGACCTACCTGCCCCTGGGCCTGGTCATCGGTCTGGTCATGGTGCTGGAGATGGCCTTCGTGCTGGCCAGGACCTGGATGGGCGCCGGCCCGGCAGCCCCGGTCGCCGACGACTACGACAACACCCATGCCCTGGGCGTGGCGATGTACACCGACTACGTGTTCGCCGTGCAGGTGGGCGGCGTGATCCTGCTGGTGGGCATGATCGCCGCCATCGCGCTGACCTTGCGCAAGCGTAGCGACGTCAAGCGCAACCGTCCGTCCGACCAGGTCAAGGCCCAGGCCAAGGACCGCCTGCGCCTGGTCAGCATTCCCTCGCAGACCGAAGCGCCCTCGGCCGCAACCGGCGCCGAACCAGCCCAAGGGGACTCCAAATGA